A window of the Alnus glutinosa chromosome 4, dhAlnGlut1.1, whole genome shotgun sequence genome harbors these coding sequences:
- the LOC133866187 gene encoding probable isoaspartyl peptidase/L-asparaginase 2 codes for MGGWAIAVHGGAGVDPNLPQQRQEEAKQLLARCLNLGISALRSNLSAIDVVELVVRELETDPLFNSGRGSALTAKGTVEMEASIMDGHGRRCGAVSGLTTVKNPVSLARLVMDKSPHSYLAFSGAEEFARQQGVELVDNEYFITEENVGMLKLAKEANAIVFDYRIPAVGLETCGAVAESPIQMNGLPISVYAPETVGCVVVDSQGRCAAATSTGGLMNKMSGRIGDSPMIGAGTYACNLCGVSCTGEGEAIIRGTLAREVAAVMEYKGLGLQEAVDYVIKERLNEGKAGLIAVSNKGEVACGFNTTGMFRGSTTEDGFMEVGIWE; via the exons ATGGGAGGGTGGGCTATTGCTGTGCATGGAGGCGCTGGAGTCGACCCAAATCTCCCACAACAGCGTCAAGAGGAGGCCAAACAACTCCTTGCTCGCTGCCTCAATCTCGGCATCTCCGCTCTTCGTTCCAACCTTTCTGCCATCGATGTCGTCGAACTCGTT GTCAGAGAACTGGAAACCGATCCTCTGTTCAATTCTGGCCGCGGATCTGCCCTGACGGCGAAAGGAACCGTGGAGATGGAAGCGAGCATCATGGATGGGCATGGGAGAAGATGCGGCGCCGTTTCGGGCTTGACCACCGTCAAGAACCCGGTATCGCTCGCCAGGCTCGTCATGGACAAATCTCCTCACTCCTACCTCGCCTTTTCGGGTGCCGAAGAGTTCGCCAGGCAACAG GGGGTGGAGCTTGTGGACAATGAATATTTTATCACGGAAGAGAACGTGGGAATGCTGAAATTGGCAAAGGAAGCAAACGCCATCGTG TTTGATTACAGGATTCCAGCGGTTGGATTGGAGACATGCGGCGCCGTTGCGGAGAGTCCGATTCAGATGAACGGGCTCCCAATCAGCGTGTACGCGCCGGAGACGGTTGGGTGCGTGGTGGTGGACAGCCAGGGCCGGTGCGCGGCTGCGACGTCGACCGGGGGGCTGATGAACAAAATGAGCGGGCGCATTGGAGACTCGCCCATGATAGGCGCTGGGACCTACGCGTGTAATCTCTGTGGGGTCTCGTGCACTGGAGAAGGTGAGGCAATCATACGGGGCACCCTGGCGCGTGAGGTGGCGGCTGTGATGGAGTACAAGGGCCTGGGCCTTCAGGAGGCCGTGGACTATGTGATCAAGGAACGGCTCAATGAAGGGAAGGCTGGGCTCATAGCGGTGTCGAATAAGGGGGAAGTGGCTTGTGGGTTTAATACAACTGGCATGTTCAGGGGCTCTACCACTGAGGATGGCTTTATGGAGGTTGGTATTTGGGAGTAG
- the LOC133867456 gene encoding uncharacterized protein LOC133867456: protein MNKSKETEEVNEQGEIETKVETVDYRSPAGRDEEEPTKEKVEVIHLTRDEGHSSVNEQGEIETKVETVDYRSPAGRDEEPPTKAKVAVVHLTRDKGHSSVGGGGVLAGPAAAVANTVRSAKDAVLGSGKDDPSPKK from the exons ATGAACAAATCAAAG GAAACTGAAGAGGTTAACGAACAAGGTGAAATAGAAACCAAGGTGGAGACAGTAGATTATCGGTCACCGGCTGGGCGAGACGAAGAAGAACCCACTAAAGAGAAAGTGGAGGTGATTCATCTTACTCGTGACGAGGGTCATTCCAGCGTCAACGAACAAGGTGAAATAGAAACCAAGGTGGAGACAGTAGATTATCGGTCACCGGCTGGGCGAGACGAAGAACCACCGACTAAAGCGAAAGTGGCGGTGGTTCATCTTACTCGTGACAAGGGTCATTCCAGCGTCGGAGGAGGTGGCGTATTAGCTGGTCCAGCTGCTGCGGTGGCAAATACCGTTCGATCCGCTAAGGATGCCGTTTTGGGCAGTGGAAAAGACGATCCCTCCCCCAAAAAATGA
- the LOC133866930 gene encoding D-3-phosphoglycerate dehydrogenase 1, chloroplastic-like: MAAASPWNLMFTKPLNKSRRLSTCSLSWRLSPPSPFAVSPLCSRPRNAKSFVVVAMMDAKPTVLVAEKLGDAGLQLLKKFANVDCSYNLSPEELCTKISLCDALIVRSGTKVTREVFESSGGRLKVVGRAGVGIDNVDLSAATEHGCLVVNAPTANTIAAAEHGIALLTAMARNIAQADASIRAGKWQRNKYVGVSLVGKTLAIMGFGKVGSEVARRAKGLGMQVISHDPYAPADRAIAIGVELVTFDEALTRADFISMHMPLTPATSKMFNDDSFSKMKKGVRIVNVARGGVIDEEALLRALDSGIVAQAALDVFTEEPPPNESKLVQHENVTVTPHLGASTMEAQEGVAVEVAEAVVGALKGELAATAVNAPMVSAEVLSELAPFVALAEKLGRLAVQLVAGGGGVKSVKITYASARGPDDLDTRLLRAMVTKGLIEPISSVFVNLVNADFTAKLRGLRLTEERIMLDGSPESPLAFIQVHIANVESKFASAIAESGEITVEGRVKDRKPHLTKVGSFSVDVSLEGSLILCRQVDQPGIIGKVGSILAEDNVNVSFMSVGRTAPKKQAVMTIGVDEEPSPEALKKIGVIPAIEEFVLLKL; encoded by the exons ATGGCGGCTGCATCCCCATGGAACCTCATGTTTACAAAACCTCTAAACAAAAGTAGACGACTTTCAACTTGCTCTCTCTCATGGAGGCTCTCTCCCCCCTCTCCATTCGCCGTTTCCCCTCTTTGCAGCCGCCCCAGAAATGCCAAGTCCTTCGTAGTAGTGGCCATGATGGACGCCAAGCCCACAGTCCTCGTGGCCGAAAAGCTCGGAGACGCGGGTCTCCAACTCTTGAAGAAATTCGCCAACGTGGACTGCTCCTACAACCTGAGCCCCGAGGAGCTCTGCACCAAGATCTCTCTCTGCGACGCCTTGATAGTCCGGAGTGGCACCAAGGTCACACGTGAGGTGTTCGAGTCCTCGGGCGGCCGACTCAAGGTGGTGGGTCGTGCCGGTGTTGGAATCGATAATGTTGATCTGTCGGCGGCCACGGAACACGGGTGCCTAGTGGTTAATGCTCCCACCGCCAATACAATTGCGGCCGCTGAGCATGGGATTGCTTTGCTTACTGCCATGGCCCGTAATATCGCTCAAGCTGATGCCTCCATCAGAGCTG GGAAGTGGCAGAGAAATAAATATGTTGGGGTGTCGCTGGTGGGAAAAACCCTTGCCATTATGGGGTTCGGAAAGGTTGGATCAGAAGTTGCCCGGCGTGCCAAGGGACTTGGCATGCAAGTGATTTCTCATGATCCATACGCCCCTGCAGACCGTGCCATTGCAATTGGCGTAGAGTTGGTGACCTTTGATGAAGCCTTAACAAGAGCAGATTTCATCTCCATGCACATGCCTCTCACTCCTGCTACCTCAAAAATGTTCAATGATGATTCTTTCTCTAAGATGAAAAAGGGAGTTCGAATTGTCAATGTTGCTCGTGGCGGTGTGATTGATGAGGAGGCTCTACTTAGGGCCCTGGATTCTGGTATTGTTGCTCAG GCAGCACTTGATGTTTTTACAGAAGAGCCTCCACCGAATGAGAGTAAGTTGGTCCAGCATGAAAATGTAACTGTAACTCCTCATCTTGGTGCTAGCACTATGGAAGCTCAG GAAGGTGTGGCTGTTGAAGTAGCTGAAGCTGTTGTTGGGGCATTGAAAGGGGAGCTTGCTGCTACTGCTGTGAATGCGCCCATGGTTTCTGCTGAG GTTTTATCAGAACTTGCACCATTTGTTGCACTGGCAGAAAAGCTTGGCAGACTAGCTGTGCAACTGGTTGCAGGTGGTGGTGGTGTGAAATCAGTGAAGATTACATATGCTTCTGCCAGAGGTCCAGATGATCTTGATACCCGGCTGCTCCGTGCTATGGTTACCAAGGGTCTGATTGAGCCTATCTCCAGTGTTTTTGTGAACTTGGTGAATGCTGACTTCACTGCAAAACTGAGAGGACTAAGACTAACAGAAGAGCGAATCATGTTGGATGGCTCACCCGAGAGTCCACTTGCGTTCATCCAGGTTCATATTGCCAATGTAGAATCAAAATTTGCCAGTGCAATTGCTGAGTCTGGTGAGATTACAGTTGAGGGAAGGGTGAAGGACCGGAAACCTCATTTGACAAAGGTGGGATCATTTAGTGTTGATGTCAGCCTGGAAGGCAGCCTTATTCTGTGCAGGCAGGTTGATCAACCAGGTATTATTGGAAAGGTTGGGAGCATCTTGGCTGAGGATAATGTAAATGTGAGCTTCATGAGTGTTGGAAGGACTGCTCCTAAAAAACAAGCAGTCATGACCATTGGCGTGGATGAGGAACCAAGCCCAGAGGCTCTGAAGAAAATTGGGGTTATTCCTGCCATTGAAGAGTTTGTTCTCCTCAAGTTGTAG